The following proteins come from a genomic window of Corallococcus sp. NCRR:
- the mtsD gene encoding cell-cell cohesion protein MtsD: protein MRRPFVVPLLATGLLVLGVLSCSDTLLEPRAQEQSQLDDRLTLTGRVCTRPANPTGFPVKVVLVVDESGSMCVSDPPGSQEGSGFCERAEVQAIIPPGVTEPARVRALKNVVNGFRRINAAGQGNISIAIAPFETNVKNTWPPASSGDRFAPPGNINGYIEGLQSQLGKGTDYQGALSYAYSLIASDIEAVSQSTPELLPRTRYVVVFLTDGTPYPRCSANDDLSVYAGPDTPDLTWRDSISSFCNATSTTDAITGFEVGTDRNQNYQLFSYVRRLMELKTQYNVGDVRMHTVLLFNEEAVRACGPICQDIYGTYPGVPEAQYPAAAKKIASYLLKRFAEMGNGVYQEFSDTAEISELGLGALDYSSFASPNVMKTLLVEPLSSAPGDDGRVLDSDGDGVPDSLDNSFTLKTNPFTIDSDGDCLSDGFEYRRQDQGFKAGNDLDARGCNPQSPLTPGCTCRDTDGDGLSQFAEAYLKTRQGIVDSDGDGVPDGLEAKYGLNPLQSSVAGLDTDGDGVPDDVELKAGSDPTRRDRPFHDKYGIQYEVKKVPGGNDTDGVCYDFTVSNLQLVTPPDRAGVKQGYNLFKVWFAEAPESGVATDYGVWRTACAWAQYAPPSVRVPLAPDLAMQDSDFRRPDQLVDPWRAQGNCVGVSPSQGGASP, encoded by the coding sequence ATGCGCCGTCCGTTCGTCGTTCCGCTTCTTGCGACCGGCCTCCTGGTCCTGGGTGTGCTGTCCTGTTCCGACACGCTCCTGGAGCCGCGCGCCCAGGAGCAGTCCCAGCTGGATGACCGGCTGACGCTCACCGGCCGGGTGTGCACGCGCCCGGCGAACCCCACCGGCTTCCCGGTGAAGGTGGTGCTCGTCGTGGACGAGTCCGGCAGCATGTGCGTGTCGGATCCGCCGGGCTCGCAGGAGGGCAGCGGCTTCTGCGAGCGCGCGGAGGTGCAGGCCATCATCCCGCCGGGCGTGACGGAGCCCGCGCGCGTGCGCGCCCTGAAGAACGTGGTGAACGGCTTCCGGCGCATCAACGCCGCGGGCCAGGGCAACATCAGCATCGCCATCGCCCCGTTCGAAACGAACGTGAAGAACACCTGGCCGCCGGCCTCCTCGGGAGACCGCTTCGCGCCGCCGGGCAACATCAACGGCTACATCGAAGGCCTTCAGTCGCAGCTGGGCAAGGGCACGGACTACCAGGGCGCGCTCAGCTACGCGTACAGCCTCATCGCCAGCGACATCGAAGCGGTGTCCCAGTCCACGCCGGAGCTGCTGCCGCGCACGCGCTACGTCGTCGTGTTCCTCACGGACGGCACGCCGTACCCGCGCTGCTCCGCCAACGACGACCTGTCCGTCTACGCGGGGCCGGACACGCCGGACCTCACCTGGCGCGACTCCATCTCCAGCTTCTGCAACGCCACCAGCACCACCGACGCCATCACCGGCTTCGAGGTGGGCACGGACCGCAACCAGAACTACCAGCTCTTCAGCTACGTGCGCCGGCTGATGGAGCTCAAGACGCAGTACAACGTGGGCGACGTGCGCATGCACACGGTGCTGCTCTTCAACGAAGAGGCCGTGCGCGCCTGCGGCCCCATCTGCCAGGACATCTACGGCACCTACCCGGGCGTCCCGGAGGCGCAGTACCCGGCCGCGGCGAAGAAGATCGCCTCGTACCTGCTCAAGCGCTTCGCGGAGATGGGCAACGGCGTGTACCAGGAGTTCAGCGACACGGCCGAAATCAGCGAGCTGGGCCTGGGCGCGCTGGACTACTCCTCCTTCGCGTCGCCCAACGTGATGAAGACGCTGCTGGTGGAGCCCCTGAGCTCCGCGCCGGGGGATGACGGCCGCGTGCTGGACAGCGACGGCGACGGCGTCCCGGACTCGCTGGACAACAGCTTCACGCTCAAGACGAACCCCTTCACCATCGACAGTGACGGGGACTGCCTGAGCGACGGCTTCGAGTACCGCCGCCAGGACCAGGGCTTCAAGGCGGGCAACGACCTGGACGCGCGCGGCTGCAACCCGCAGTCCCCGCTGACGCCCGGCTGCACCTGCCGGGACACGGACGGTGACGGGCTGTCGCAGTTCGCCGAGGCCTACCTCAAGACGCGCCAGGGCATCGTGGACAGCGACGGCGACGGCGTGCCGGACGGGCTGGAGGCGAAGTACGGCCTGAACCCGCTCCAGTCGAGCGTGGCCGGCCTGGACACCGACGGCGACGGGGTCCCGGACGACGTGGAGCTGAAGGCCGGCAGCGACCCCACCCGGCGCGACCGGCCCTTCCACGACAAGTACGGCATCCAGTACGAGGTGAAGAAGGTCCCGGGCGGCAACGACACGGACGGCGTCTGCTACGACTTCACCGTCTCCAACCTGCAGCTGGTGACGCCGCCGGACCGCGCGGGCGTGAAGCAGGGCTACAACCTGTTCAAGGTGTGGTTCGCGGAGGCGCCGGAGAGCGGCGTGGCCACGGACTACGGCGTCTGGCGCACCGCGTGCGCGTGGGCGCAGTACGCGCCGCCCAGCGTGCGCGTGCCGCTGGCGCCGGACCTGGCCATGCAGGACAGTGACTTCCGCCGTCCGGATCAACTGGTGGACCCCTGGAGAGCCCAGGGCAATTGCGTCGGCGTGTCGCCTTCGCAGGGAGGCGCGTCGCCGTGA